In Festucalex cinctus isolate MCC-2025b chromosome 9, RoL_Fcin_1.0, whole genome shotgun sequence, the DNA window TCTTAGGTCAACTTCATTCTCTACCCTCTGTAGAGGCTGACGTGGGGGTGATAAATACAAATGGTGTAAGTAGCAAAGAGTGATCGCACTTTTGCCGCTGGTTGCTGCGGACAACTCACCATGCGTGGGTGCTGAGGCTGTAAAGGGACGAACTGGCTCAGAGGAGTAAGGTGCGGCGGCTGGTGGGGGGGTACGGATGGGCTTGGGTGCAATACAAAATGTTCGCTGGAGATTAGGGGTGGGAAGGCTTGGTAAGACACCGGCATATGCTGCATGGTGCATGCCTGTATGAGCTGAGAGGAGACAAAAGCACACAAAGAGAACCATTTTTATGCAACATTCCTCACACTCAATTTGTAACACATCCTCCACTTGGGTCTAAAACTTCagattgaaaacatgttttaggtagggctgggcgatggGACACATGTTAAGCAATGCCATTCTTGTGTTCAGTCTATGATCTGCTGACTTCAGCTTATTTAAACTAGGGATTGGCACTAAAGCTGattcaaaaattaactgatcATTAAGAATTTTGATGTGCTACTTGCTTCAGCCAGCAGGGactcatttttttccatctcaaCTAATTTGATGTGTGAAGAACAACACGTAGTCATTTATAAGAAGATGAGCTGCATCCACTCTATGGCACAAATCttccattaaaaagaaaaataaactattaataggcaattttaagggaaatgCCATTTGGTGAGATACAGGTCTTTCTTTAGAATGAACTGTCATTGATttggggaaaataataattatcaaaAGGTACTAGTGGTATTGCTACTTGACACTGGTGACCACTGAATACAAAGAATTTGTATTTGGTTTCTCCATTTTGAATCAGGAAATGACTTTTGtcaggcttctgattggctaaaacTGAATGGATCTGTTTGAACACGATATTAAgcccaaaaaatgtcaaattttaaatattcggttatatatatatttttttatatagcaaAAAGTAACTACACAAAAGCAATAATTTCTTATAAGCTTAAAGTATAATGACGACAAAtttgaaataattattaaaacttATATCATGGAAATACAGGCCCATGCTCCATTTACTTTATTTACTAACCAGCAAATCCTCCGCTAGATTTTATTGCTAGCAATGTGTGTAGATATTaagttcttttttaaaaagagtggtgaaaatatatttttgaaagagttgtgttttgtgtgtctCAACACGTAGAGAATAAGAATAAAACAacacttttaatttttattgatttattcttAATTAGTCTATTGATCGATGAAATAATTGATAGgcgactcaattttttttttttttttttttttttaaatcgctaGGGACAGCACTAAACATAACCTAAGCATCTGTACACCTCAgtgttacacacaaaaatgttggagGGTGGATTCACAATTCGGGGGATCCGATTCGCACCCATCGATTTTTCACTTGCTGAACCAACAGTGGACAATTTGCACGTTTGACACATCGCACAACCCAGCTGAAAAGCATGTGATAAACACACATTAAGTGACATATTACATAAAACACACGTCACTGAGTGTTGCCACAACGCCAGGCATTTTCAGGCAACACCAAACATATCTTAAGTAGACTTATTTTCACCGACAACAAACTCATGCCGCTAATTTTGCTATTTCACAAGACACATTTATCAGGAAATTCTGCACAGGGACAGACTGCACGGTTGCTATTGTGTGCTACATGAAAGCCACTGACATTTTGGCTTTCCCCTTTCAAACTCACAGGAGGAGGAAGGCAGCAGAGCAGAGAGAGCTGTCCGCTGAACATTACCGAGCATGCTGGGAGCTGCTGAGTGTTGCACCCTGGTAAAGGCTGCCCAGTGTGGATGGGAAATCCATGGGTCGTCACCGTCGTAACAGTGTAAGATATTGGAACAGATCCCTGGGGCAtctgaaataagaaaaaaaaaaacatgacttatTTGTGCAGGGAAAAAGAATTATTTAACTCGGTATCTTGTGCATCAAGTACGTCCTGATGTGCTACCTGCTCGTGTAGATCCACCATGATGGGGTTCTGCTGGGGCAGGTGGGCCGCAGGATGAAGCATGCGTGGCGCTGTGCTGGTGTGGCTGTATTGTCGGGATTCATCTAAAGGAACCTGTTGGTGATGCTGCGAGAAAAGCAGATGATGGAGATTCTCATCCTGGACCAGGGACGTGTGTAGCACAGGCCTGTCTCGTAGCCCCCACTGGCGTCTCACCGGTGGGCTATAGGACCagaataaagggaaaaaaaaaaaaaaaaaagagaagatatCACATATCAATGACTCGATTATTCTATATACAGTAGGGTTGGCTTTTATAACATGCAAATTCAATATAAATCTGTCAATAAGTTAAAGGGGTAAACACAACCATAATGTAAATAAGAAACGTGTTCAAACAGTTTAAACAGTCAAAACTTGCAAGGATCTTGCTAGGCACCAAAACACGTTACAGTTTGATTTCACgtaaaatagtaataaaaaaaataaataaaataacgcaCAACATATTGTTTTCAACTGTACCTTCTCCTGAGATGCACAGGGGCGGTACAGGGCTCTCCAAGGAACCTCCTTGGGTTCAAGGGGGCTGTTGGGGGCAGCCTATTTACTGCTACTTCCCATGGTCGCATTGGTGACGTCGTGCAGACGAGTCACTCTCTGGGAAAGGAAACTACACAGTGGAGGAGGTATTTGGATGTTGCCTCCGATTGTCTTAaccctgtaaaaaataaaacaattattaaaactcatacaaaaaaaaaaagcacacgacTAACCTGTAGCATGGaagattggtggaaaaaaagataaaaaacagTTGTTGCCCCAGATGTCTTACAAGTATGACTGGCCACGATATTAAGTACTGTAGGGGCTTAAATTGAATTATGGCACACTGTACTGTAATTCCCAGTAATTGGAAAATGTTGGACTTGGACGTAGATTGTACTGATTAATAATTTGAGACATCTGTTCACTGGGACAAAGAGGGTTAGTGATGCCCTGGTGCTTTGTTTACCATCACATCCCCGGACGCCAGGTATTATATTATTCTCTGCTTTATTTTGGTAATTGGTTTTCCACAACAAACCTATGGCTTATCATTGATAGCAACTGCCACAAGCACACTTTTACAAAGAGTAATTTAACTTAAGTGttgtatacattttatttttgtgtgttgtacactacatataaaacaaaatcgCATTAGCCAGGAAACAGACTAGCATCTCTTCAACAACTTTACTCTGCTGGACTTGAACCAGGCCCCTCTAGTACCACAGGCCACGTCCTCAGAGATGAGCCAGAATCACCCCCAATATAAACTATTTCAATCCTGCAAAAGTAGGCTTTTTGATGCAGTGTTGGATTCTGCCCCATTGTGCATGCTGAAACAACATGCCGTTTTCCCATTCATCCAATTTCAatcgtgcttgtcctcatttgggTCTGGCTAAGAGCCTATCCAGATGACTTTAGGTGAGAGGcactcaccagccaatcacagggcatataCACATAACCAAGACAATTTGGAATTTTCTATTAGCTAAACGTGTACGTTCTCAGGAGAAAACCAATAACTGGAATAAACAATGGTGTGCTTAGTTTCACAATCgttcataataaaataaaacagccaTCTGTCTACAGCATGATTGGCATCATGTCAGGTCTCATCATTGCGCTATATGTCAACACTTCACTGATTTGCAGTTACAGAATCAAAGCAGTTTGAAGACTAGGTGCTATCTTTTATCTTCAAATTGCAATATTGCTGGTTCTACAGGTGACAAACATAACATTACAAATGAAAGAGCACAAACCGAAGCAAATTCTTTAATTGTTAAAACCCAGCAGTACTATATTCATCA includes these proteins:
- the rnf44 gene encoding RING finger protein 44 isoform X1, which translates into the protein MRPWEVAVNRLPPTAPLNPRRFLGEPCTAPVHLRRSPPVRRQWGLRDRPVLHTSLVQDENLHHLLFSQHHQQVPLDESRQYSHTSTAPRMLHPAAHLPQQNPIMVDLHEQMPQGSVPISYTVTTVTTHGFPIHTGQPLPGCNTQQLPACSVMFSGQLSLLCCLPPPLIQACTMQHMPVSYQAFPPLISSEHFVLHPSPSVPPHQPPHLTPLSQFVPLQPQHPRMPLQRVENEVDLRGDQHPLGTFSYPPSHHPPALPPSLPIQYLPQEPLHQELPFGVPYPHMLPRRASGQRYRLQQPLPPPPPPPSYYPGFLPYFLSMLPVPPTAVGPAISLDLDVDDVEMENYEALLNLAERLGEAKPRGLTKADIEQLPSYRFSTENHLSEQTLCVVCFSDFECRQLLRVLPCNHEFHAKCVDKWLKTNRTCPICRADASDVPREAE
- the rnf44 gene encoding RING finger protein 44 isoform X2, which codes for MRPWEVAVNRLPPTAPLNPRRFLGEPCTAPVHLRRSPPVRRQWGLRDRPVLHTSLVQDENLHHLLFSQHHQQVPLDESRQYSHTSTAPRMLHPAAHLPQQNPIMVDLHEQMPQGSVPISYTVTTVTTHGFPIHTGQPLPGCNTQQLPACSLIQACTMQHMPVSYQAFPPLISSEHFVLHPSPSVPPHQPPHLTPLSQFVPLQPQHPRMPLQRVENEVDLRGDQHPLGTFSYPPSHHPPALPPSLPIQYLPQEPLHQELPFGVPYPHMLPRRASGQRYRLQQPLPPPPPPPSYYPGFLPYFLSMLPVPPTAVGPAISLDLDVDDVEMENYEALLNLAERLGEAKPRGLTKADIEQLPSYRFSTENHLSEQTLCVVCFSDFECRQLLRVLPCNHEFHAKCVDKWLKTNRTCPICRADASDVPREAE